From the genome of Verrucomicrobiota bacterium, one region includes:
- the mfd gene encoding transcription-repair coupling factor produces the protein MFNRILPAPAAQDLWRRVESGGALSCAGVCGSAQPFLAAMLRRQFPRRPIVVVTNGLRSQEVFQQDIETWLGSEDRVLFYPAWESLPHEAHLPHADVISERLETLVALSSHAPRTTHHAPLVVTSVAALLQRTFPPDSLASRTRSLRRGDRVVPLDLIEWLEDQAYEPEAQVTAKGELALRGGIVDVWPLTRPWPVRLEFFGDELESLRLFDPQTQVSRDNGAVTEVTLPPAGELGILKRAPAELATLLNYLPAGTVMILCEPGALAEHATTYAGQVPDGDPFFVEWTEFLSLASARGMTTVSLLAERTSFEPSSSPSSGSVVLIEDDPDPTIHHPPSTILALASLDPYRPISDRMPAPEIAEAQRREFFAQLHRWLRQGYAVHVFCNNGGERQRFEEVWRELALGHGPKPKVHGPQPPDAAPTSGPGTLDLGLWTHLGSLSRGFLCNEARIVVVTDAEIFGRYKVQRPRRLKSPHAAATRSALDIDFTELSPGDLVVHLQHGIGRYTGLQTLPAARNREPATRNPQSAMADPGTECLVIEYASADPEQDAPKLYVPVTEAHLVSKYVGAGKARPPLHTLGGTRWAKTKHQAERAVRDLAAELLAIQAARETQPGHAFKPDNAWQREFEGSFVFEETPDQARAITEAKSDMERPKPMDRLICGDVGYGKTEVAIRAAFKAVMDGRQVAVLVPTTVLAQQHFNTFRERMADYPVRIELLSRFRTRREQARVARDLAAGSVDIVIGTHRLVQPDIAFKELGLVVIDEEQRFGVMHKEQFKLLRRMVDVLTLSATPIPRTLYLALTGARDMSTIQTPPQDRLPVETIVCEYDERIIRDAIRREVGRGGQVFFLHNRLATIDAMKFRLMQLVPDARIVVGHGQMNSDDLEEVMTTFVNGEADVLLSTTIIESGLDIPNANTILIDRADRFGLSDLYQLRGRVGRYKHQAFAYLLIPRHARMLSDARKRISAIKQYSSLGSGFKIAMRDLEIRGAGNLLGAEQSGHITAVGFELYCQLLKQSVATLKGAKLKVRAPVEMRLDFIDTREAEEAETAARAATLPSSFAPEPHHRIEIYRKLAQAEDKPALDALAGEVRDRFGPLPGAVELLFLATELKILAGARGVTVIEVEDDKLKLTRHGDYLQFGGRFPRLTAKEPKARLNEIKKLLLAL, from the coding sequence CTGTTCAACAGGATTTTGCCAGCTCCCGCCGCGCAAGACCTTTGGCGGCGCGTGGAGTCGGGCGGCGCATTGTCGTGCGCGGGAGTCTGCGGATCTGCCCAGCCGTTCCTTGCCGCGATGCTACGACGCCAGTTTCCTCGCCGGCCCATCGTTGTCGTCACCAACGGGCTCAGGTCGCAGGAAGTTTTCCAACAGGACATCGAGACGTGGCTCGGCAGCGAAGATCGCGTGCTGTTCTATCCAGCTTGGGAATCCCTCCCGCACGAAGCCCATCTCCCCCACGCCGATGTCATCAGCGAACGGCTCGAAACGCTCGTCGCCCTCTCGTCCCACGCACCGCGCACCACGCACCACGCACCTCTCGTCGTCACCAGCGTCGCCGCGCTGCTCCAGCGGACGTTTCCTCCCGACTCGCTCGCCTCGCGCACTCGCTCGCTGCGCCGCGGCGACAGAGTCGTCCCGCTCGACCTCATTGAGTGGCTTGAGGACCAAGCCTACGAACCCGAGGCGCAAGTCACGGCGAAGGGCGAGCTCGCATTGCGCGGCGGCATCGTGGACGTGTGGCCGCTGACACGCCCGTGGCCGGTGAGGCTCGAGTTCTTCGGCGATGAACTCGAATCGCTCCGGCTCTTCGATCCGCAAACTCAAGTCTCGCGCGACAACGGCGCCGTCACCGAGGTCACACTCCCGCCTGCGGGTGAACTCGGCATTCTCAAACGCGCACCCGCCGAACTGGCAACGCTCCTCAACTACCTCCCCGCCGGCACCGTGATGATCTTGTGCGAGCCCGGCGCGCTTGCCGAGCACGCCACGACTTACGCCGGACAAGTTCCCGACGGCGACCCGTTCTTCGTCGAGTGGACGGAATTCCTTTCGCTCGCCAGCGCACGCGGCATGACCACTGTCTCGCTCTTGGCCGAACGCACCTCGTTCGAACCGTCCTCCTCCCCGTCTTCAGGATCTGTCGTGCTGATCGAGGACGATCCGGATCCCACCATCCACCATCCACCGTCCACCATCCTCGCCCTTGCATCACTCGACCCCTACCGACCCATCTCCGACCGCATGCCCGCGCCCGAAATCGCCGAGGCGCAGCGTCGCGAGTTCTTCGCGCAACTCCACCGCTGGCTGCGGCAGGGCTACGCCGTCCACGTCTTCTGCAACAACGGCGGCGAGCGACAACGCTTCGAGGAAGTCTGGCGTGAACTCGCGCTCGGCCATGGTCCAAAGCCCAAAGTCCACGGTCCACAACCGCCAGATGCCGCCCCAACTTCCGGACCCGGGACTTTGGACCTTGGACTTTGGACCCACCTCGGCTCCCTCTCCCGCGGATTCCTCTGCAACGAAGCCAGGATTGTCGTCGTCACCGACGCGGAAATCTTCGGGCGTTACAAAGTCCAGCGCCCGCGCCGCCTCAAGTCGCCGCACGCCGCCGCAACACGCTCTGCCCTCGACATCGACTTCACCGAACTCAGTCCCGGCGACCTGGTCGTTCATCTTCAGCACGGCATCGGGCGCTACACCGGCCTTCAGACATTGCCCGCGGCGCGCAACCGCGAGCCCGCAACCCGCAACCCGCAATCCGCAATGGCGGACCCTGGCACCGAGTGTCTCGTCATCGAATATGCGTCTGCCGACCCTGAGCAGGACGCGCCCAAGCTTTACGTGCCTGTCACCGAGGCGCACCTCGTCAGCAAATACGTCGGCGCCGGCAAGGCGCGCCCGCCGTTGCACACGCTCGGCGGCACGCGGTGGGCGAAAACCAAACATCAGGCCGAGCGCGCCGTGCGCGACCTCGCGGCAGAATTGCTCGCCATCCAGGCCGCGCGGGAGACACAGCCCGGCCACGCGTTCAAACCAGACAACGCGTGGCAGCGCGAGTTCGAAGGCTCGTTCGTCTTCGAGGAGACACCGGACCAAGCTCGCGCCATCACGGAAGCAAAGTCCGACATGGAGCGTCCCAAGCCGATGGACCGTCTCATTTGCGGCGACGTCGGCTACGGCAAGACCGAGGTCGCCATCCGCGCCGCGTTCAAGGCGGTTATGGACGGCCGCCAGGTCGCCGTGCTCGTGCCCACTACCGTCCTCGCGCAGCAGCACTTCAACACCTTTCGCGAGCGCATGGCCGATTATCCCGTGCGCATCGAACTGCTCTCGCGCTTCCGCACGCGCCGCGAACAGGCGCGCGTCGCGCGTGATCTCGCCGCCGGCTCGGTGGATATCGTCATCGGCACGCACCGCCTCGTGCAGCCTGACATCGCGTTCAAGGAGCTCGGCCTCGTGGTCATTGACGAAGAGCAGCGCTTTGGCGTGATGCACAAGGAGCAGTTCAAGCTGCTCCGCCGCATGGTGGACGTGCTCACCCTCAGCGCCACGCCGATCCCGCGCACGCTTTACCTCGCCCTCACCGGCGCGCGCGACATGAGCACCATCCAGACGCCGCCGCAAGACCGCCTGCCCGTCGAGACGATCGTGTGCGAATACGATGAGCGCATCATCCGCGACGCCATCCGCCGCGAAGTCGGCCGCGGCGGGCAGGTCTTCTTCCTTCACAACCGCCTGGCAACGATCGACGCGATGAAGTTCCGCCTGATGCAGCTCGTGCCTGATGCGCGCATCGTCGTCGGCCACGGGCAGATGAACAGCGACGACTTGGAGGAAGTGATGACAACGTTTGTGAACGGCGAGGCCGACGTGCTGCTCTCGACCACGATCATCGAGAGCGGCCTCGACATTCCGAACGCAAACACCATCCTCATTGACCGCGCCGACCGATTCGGGCTGAGCGACCTCTATCAGCTCCGCGGCCGGGTGGGCCGCTACAAGCATCAGGCCTTCGCCTACCTGCTCATCCCGCGCCACGCCCGGATGCTCAGCGACGCGCGCAAGCGCATCAGCGCCATCAAGCAGTATTCATCGCTCGGCAGCGGCTTCAAGATCGCCATGCGCGACCTCGAGATTCGCGGCGCCGGCAACCTCCTCGGCGCCGAGCAGAGCGGCCACATCACCGCAGTGGGCTTCGAACTCTACTGCCAGCTGCTCAAGCAAAGCGTCGCGACGCTCAAGGGCGCGAAACTCAAAGTGCGCGCGCCCGTGGAGATGCGGCTCGACTTCATCGACACGCGCGAGGCGGAGGAGGCGGAGACCGCGGCGCGCGCGGCGACCCTCCCGTCGTCGTTCGCGCCCGAGCCGCACCATCGCATCGAAATCTACCGAAAGCTTGCGCAGGCCGAAGACAAGCCCGCGCTCGACGCGCTCGCCGGCGAAGTGCGCGACCGCTTCGGCCCGCTGCCCGGCGCG
- a CDS encoding iron-sulfur cluster assembly accessory protein has translation MNSTTPTANDAVVTLTDRAAEQIRGMQSSDPANAGKHLRVYIEAGGCSGLQYGMVFDERRADDTVGEFHGVLVLTDPFSADYMRGAVVDFSDALTGGGFKISNPNAKQSCGCGKSFEA, from the coding sequence ATGAACTCCACGACACCGACTGCCAACGATGCCGTTGTCACCCTGACCGACCGGGCTGCGGAGCAGATTCGCGGGATGCAATCGAGCGACCCGGCGAACGCGGGGAAGCACCTGCGCGTTTACATCGAGGCCGGCGGCTGTTCGGGGCTGCAATACGGGATGGTGTTCGACGAGCGGCGCGCGGATGACACGGTGGGCGAATTCCACGGCGTGCTCGTGCTGACGGACCCGTTCAGCGCGGATTACATGCGCGGCGCGGTGGTGGATTTCTCGGATGCGCTGACCGGCGGCGGGTTCAAGATTTCCAATCCCAACGCCAAGCAAAGTTGCGGTTGCGGAAAGTCTTTCGAAGCCTGA